AAGCAGCAGATGCTTGAGACAAGGCCGGTTCCCGGTTCCTCTGCTGCCAGtacatcccagagcacagcatggGCAGCATCTCTGGAATTCCAAACATTGTGTGGGTAGTTTCCAGAAGGAACCAAGGAATTAGGGAAATGTGTCTTTTGGATTGCTTTTAAACCTCAGCTCACCTAACCCTCGTATAGGCATAGTTCTTTAGACAAGTCTTTGCCTAAAAACTTAAACACCAGTATAAATATCTAAAATTACCATGTAACTAGTCAGAATAGAATTGATCTCAGATTTCTTTAATAAgaacacttgattttttttttttcccttaggcTGATAATAGTTGTAATGCACAGGAATAAGGGTTTTTTCTAAGATCAAGGTTAAGGAACTTTGTTAATGGTAAAAACAGCTTTCCAACCACTCATTGAATGGCACTAACTGCAAAGTATTTAGGGCCAGCATCTTGAAATTTGAGTCATGAATTGTTCTGCTGTCAAAGAGATTCCACAATTTAATATTCCATTCCTGTTTATATAGGAAAACACTACCCCTGCTTAAGAGAACTTGCAACAGGAGCTGCAATAACCTTATTTTGTTACCTTTACATGTGACTAATTGCTGGATAGACTTCTTGCTGACTCTGCCAagatgctgtgcagcccaggaggCTGGCAATGCTCCTGGGACATCATGAGCCTACTTTCATTTCTACAGTGCACTCAACAAGCagcctttctcttcttctctcaAAGCACTAGtggctccctccccagcctgcttGCAGTACAGCAGCAATTAGAATTTGGGATCAATATTTATTTGAAGATtggcatttcattttatttctctcaacCCATAGCTTGATTCAAGTTTGTTGCAGAAACCACATACTTAGACGCCTTAATAAAGAGGAGATTTCGAGTATTAGGTTCaatcttttaaaatcttaaacACAAACTGATCCATCCATTGCTTTTCAGGATTTGAAACAACATCTCTCACAGGGGCTGAGCATAAGGACCACTGCTGAGTGCCAGTGGCACACGGATCTACCCAGGAAAAAGCACACTAAGGCATTTTCAAGTTCAATATCCAAGCAGTGAAGACTGGCTGATGGCAATCCTGAGACAGAATATCAGTATAATTGTTTTTCAGCACAATACTATCTCTGTAAAATGGGTTTAATCATGCCATCATTTCAGAGAAGCGAAACTGCCACAGTGAAAGTGACACCAGAATGTTATTTCATCCTAGTCAAATTCTACAGTGAGAGATTTGGAGAGATAAACTTGTTTCAGATGTTGCACAGAACCTACTGTCATGCTGAAGATAAAACACTGTACTTACTTCTCTTACACTGGGACTGTCCATCCAGAGAGGAATTACAGGAACCTGGTGAAAAGAAGTATATGATCATATCAAAAACAGAGACCAAAATATCCAGCAGTAGCATCCatctaaataaacaaacaaaaaaccacaaggcATAAACCCCCCCCAAAGCAACATCTacaacaaccaacaaaaaattcTGTCACATTCCAGAGTCTTTTTTGTAGACTGTTATAATCAAGTTAAGAAGCTACTATCCCAGCTAAATATCCCTTCAGTATTCACCTCAAGTAGCACAGATGCCTGAAGCGAGCCAACACTGGAACTTGAGCCATTGCAATGAAAATCTGGTACTACAGACTAAACCAACAAAGAAGGGGGTTTCCAGTTAAGCAGGGGACTTGGCACTGAAGCAGTTCTGAACTAATTTGTGTTCTTGGGGACAGAAAAAATGCACATGGTAACTTCTCATCAAACAGAACTTTTGCTCAGCTTTTGTGCCAGAACCTTGATCTTTATCAATAATTAAAAGACCTGTTTTCCAAAGGCAACAGGGTACCTCGCAGCAACTAAGGAGCcagaaggggagagaaaaaaaattaaaaagtgatttgcctaatttccactgaaatcagAGGTAAATGGTTCTAATATGTAGCCTTGGAAATCTGCAATTAGGTATTTCATTAACACTGGATTTAGTCTGtacatttttccctgaaatgcaTACTCAGTGCATACCAGAGAAATAAATTGGCACAGGTAATTTTATTCTGGTATTTCCTCGCTTTTTAATCCTAGTTTTTGCCTTCTGAAAAGTATTAATTGACTCCATTCTCACTCATGACAAGTATACCTGTGTTAGCAAAATAGGATATTTTACATTCATACTGACAGAATTTTCATTCACATTCAGACTTGACTGAAAAATGTACACGATTTCTACTGTGTTACCCTGAATGAGAACTCTATCTGTCAATTTAAATAACTTGCAGTCTTTCTTTATTCATCATACGGCTTTTATCCCTTCAGACACCTTTTCTTTCTATCTATATTCTACAGCAAACCTCCACAACTTTaacttttccatattttctgagatagattttcttgtatttcaatTACCAGTGGCCTGGTGCTTCATTTGCTCTGGCTTTCTTTGTAACTTTTGTTACCTTATTTAGCCCTCGAAAACACCCACAGGGAATATTACCTCAGCAGCTTATCAGAGCTGCAAAATCGAGGGTACATTTCTGATGTGCAATATGCTATTGCAGTACCTTCATGAGGGCATTCTGCATGCACCAGGTGAATATTTACTGATGCACTAGTGCAATAATGACccacctgccactgctgctctctggggcaCTTTCTGTCTACAGGGATTGGAATTAACGAcagtccctctgtgctgcctgatgTCAGAGCTGAGAAAGGTGTCAAGGATATATAAGAGCCGTATGACTTGCCAGAAAGGAAGAGGCGAAAGGATACTCCAGAGCTAGATGCAAGCGTGGAATTGTTGCATGCACACTTCTTGCTAACCAAGGGGGCTTGCTGGCTTCTCCAGTTAGATCTGTGACCACAAAAAGGtaaataatttccctttttccttacTTTACCTGCAGTGCAACAGATGTGCTTTAGagcatttttcaggaaaagacTAAGacaactttaaaataaactgcacTGGGTACCAGAATTTGAAACTGAGAATTGTCAGGAAATGCAAACCAGAGATAAGGGATAGGATTGAAACTAATACAATATAGCTGAGAGCTATATTTTTGAAACTAAATTGTGTCACTAAACTTGAAGGGATCATTTTTCTCACTCTAGCCTGTGACAAAGACTAGCTGCTCTTGATTTAGGACAGAATGGGCATTAGTGATGGGATGTGCTAAAAGAGTATTTGGGTTAGCTTTCAGTTTTGAATCACTGTTCTTTTCAGAAAGTTGGGAAGGAAAGATGTGCAACCTAAAGCTGTCAGTTTTCTTCATTGCACTTTCTGTCACTCTGAGCTGTTTGGAAGCTACACCTATCGAGAGGTAACAAATcatcaattttatttcttttttttagggaaaaatggTGTTCAGATTATTGCATGAGTTGCTTTTGCTTTCATGTCtcaaataatattaaaatggaGTTATTCAAGCTCACTATTTTACTGTTGTTCAAAGATTACTGTCAGTGAACGATGATCTATCTGATGGTACTTCCAAGAGACAAGGATGGATGTTGCCTGTAATGTCACAGAATACACTCTCAGGACTTGGTGAGGAAATGCCAGAACaaccagcagcagagacaaaaagGTATCgattttccttgtttcttccAGCCATATCAGATTGAATCGTGAAGCAAACTTCGCTCCAGTGATATCCTGCTACTTGACAGACTTAGCTACTActgttttttctcaaaaaaaaaaaaaaaaggattaaaatatCCTTCTACTAAACAGAGCTTTCCTCTATGCATTAAGATCAGCTTTCCTGTAATATAAAGATTAAAGCATTCAGGGTGGAAAGTGAAATCCAGGGGAAAAGTTGCAAATCATTTGATCACTTTACAATTGTAACACTTTCATAAATTACAAAGGCTGCAAATACTACATTACCTTGAGAAGAAAGGTGTATTTTCCAAGtgccttccttttttaaaagttgGTCAAATTTCCAAGcctggaggggggaaaaaagagaaaacatacCCTTTTTAATCATATTACTATGGCTCTACTAGAATGGAATTATTTTAGAGTATAGATGCTTTCAGTAAATAAGCGATTTTTAAATCACATAATTAAATATGAATTAAATcacaggaagaaggaaaagaagaaattggtTCTGAGAGAATTTAAAGTATCTGAAATATAATCTTATTTACAAATTCAAGCaactttttaatgaataaaaacatttcaagaTTTATTTGCAATTTGTACTAAAAGATAAACAGCACTGAACTACTCTACTGTTCACAGAACCATCAAGGTTTGAAGAGACCTGCAAGTTCATGTAGTTTTGTCAGACTTTTGAGTGGATTTCTTTTAATGACAGCTCTGTGGTAGATGAATACGGTAAATACATATGTATAATACAGCTACCTGCTCCTCTTTctttaaatacatattaaaaatataatattatatgGCAATTTTTGTACCctcaaaagtatttttctaacaGAGATATTTTGACAGCtattggtttaaaaaaaataccacacCCCTCCCCAAATGACTGTAACACTCAAACACAAGGTATCACCTTTATGAGTGTGGTGTGCCTTATCTGCTTTTCTGGGGGCTAGAACCATGTCTCACTGGGTGAACTGTCTCCTGGCAGCAGATATTCACTTAAAGGCCACAGACCACACAGCTAAAGGGGGTGGTGGGTTCAGCCAGGCTAGACATGAAACAGACACCCAACAGCTTCCTGTTAAGGGCTGGAATTTTGAGCTTGGGGTGTCAGGGCCTGATTCTGTAGctttaatggaaaagaaaattcttcctcCACAAACAAAGCAGGATCTCTGTGAGAACCAGTTGCTCTTTGAACCTCCTGTGTTAAGGACTTGATTAAAACCAGTAGAAATACCCATGAAAGTCAACGAGAAGTTATATAAAGCCCTATccaacaattttcttttaatgcaatTACAgactttaaataataattacttAAACACTGCTACCTATCTACTAATGAAGAACTAGTATAATACAGACATTTGTATTATTCCACTTGTATTCTTAGATCAATACAAATATCTTCAAAAAGTTATATGACATTTTAAATGACAGATTTAATAATCAGTAAGCAAAAGAACATATTGGTAACTGCTCAGAGTTTGAAACTGGGATATTATTGCTCTTCACAGTAAATTTCAGCCACAAACTGGTGTCTAACTCATGCCGTATCAGCATGAAGAAATCCAAAATAATAAGCAATAACTCAGCAGGCAATCTCAGCAAGCAAGCATTTCTGTCTGAAGTAAGAACAGAGCAGTCTAAGAAACAAATCTAAAAACCTAAGCTCTCTGAAGCTAACCATTGCAATTAAAAAACCTTCATCATGCTACATAACTCTTACATGGAGTTCTGTAAATGGTCTGTTAGTTCAGATCATAAATTATTTCTAGATATGGATTCTTCCTTGGACACTCTCTAAAGTATCATTCAGCAAAGGATTTTCTCTCATCACATCAAAACTTTCAAGTTGCTGGTGTTTCAAAAGAGATGTGGCAGTTTTTCAGTAGATGAAACCTCTGTTTAGTCAGATCTAAGTGGGAGAGAGACAGAGCTAAAGACAATCCTAAGTGGTTCTGAAGTTGGCAGAAGTTGGCAAAGCCTTCTACTTCTCATGATATGTGGTGCAGATGGGAGAAATAGCCTTTATTTGGATTTAATCCACTTGGTACAGACTGGGATATTGCCACTCACTTCAGTGAGAGCAGGATATAATTCTGTAGAAGCACGAGAACTAAATAAATGTTACTGATCATCATTAGGTTAGTAATCCTCATGATATCAGCAAGAGCTCTAAATAGATTTAGAAGTTCAGCTCAAAGTTAAACATTTAGTCATTGCTTTCACTTAGTGTCTTACCTATACTATCATTATAGGTTTTCTGGATGTCATAAACTGCTGTGCAGGATATCAATAAAAATGACACATGACTGTTCAGGTCTCTGCATTTGAATAACCCCATCATTAAAATGGATAATAGCACCCAgcacaaggatttttttcaggcacAAAGTAGGTGGTGGGAAGATTCTAATGTTCCTGTATTTATGCACATGTTAAAAGAGCTCCCACATTAGCAGAGCTCAAATGATGATGAGAAGAGGCACACTCGATTGCTCATCTCTTGACTTAATACTGGCTCTCTTGGTTTCACCTTGGCAGCCAccagctggagaagaggaaatgcaACACGGCCACGTGTGTGACACAGCGCTTGGCCGATTTCCTGGTGcgctccagcagcagcatcgGGGCTGTTTACTCACCCACAAACGTGGGCTCCAACACGTATGGAAAGAGGGACACAGCGGGGCCAGCAAGCAGAGAGCCCCAAAACCATGCACAGCTTTAGGGTGTTGAGACGGCTGCTGACACTAGAAGCTCAGTTTTTAATGTATCAACAACCTCTTGGTCATTTATTACTTGTACAGTCTTACCAGTgccttgttttctgtgtgtggaGGGGTATGTGATTTATGTTCGTCATTCCACTATGCATGTACAATGACATGCATAGGCTATTCTTTCAACTCCATTAAGAACTCCAGATATCTGCTTGTTAAATTCCTTTGTAAAAATCTATCATGATAATAAATGGAAAAGTAATTGCAACAagattgttattattattattattattattattattattattaaaaggatgaaaaaagtAACCCATGATGTATATGTCTTTATAGTCACAATTTGGTTAAttaaagaagaataaatatcAGAATGCTAGCAAAAGTTATGTCCTAATGAAAGTAAAATGGAAGAATCGTCTGGTTATGAAACATCTACAGCATCTTGTTTTGTACTGCTGAAGGAACAACTAGAGAAAAGATGCTGCATTGTGTACCATAATAATACAACTATGCAGTTAACTGACTGATCTGTTTCCACTATCACATACAGCAAGCAAGAGATGTGGTCTTGCAGCAAAGATTTCTGTGCCTGCTGAGCATTTTAAAGATTTGCAGTTCTTACATTAAGATTGTATCAGTAAAATGTGAGCATAATGCGTCTAAGTGTTTTTAAGTATGAAGCAGAGAAAGCTCTGATAAAAATCTAGCAGAAATTCCACCTCTTAGGTGCTCCTTTCCTTGAACTAGAGTaacaaagagaagagaaaaaaacaacgGGTAGTTCAAGAACCAAAACGCTTCACAGAAACTCAGTAATTTTTTCCATTGGCATACTGACATTGCTACCAAAATCCAGGGAAAGCATTTCAGAGGTGGGCAGGCCTTAATGAGAATCTGACAGTGTTACTTTCTCCTATCTCAACCCAGAATCACTGCAGGCTGAAAAAcctttaaattcctttaaagTTTAAGCAAATTTTCATAGAGGTGACCTCATATATCACAGAAATGGCTGTTTTGTCCACACTTCCTCCGTGAAGGGTTCACTGTCATCTGAAAAAACATTATTGTCCAATTACAAAAGACATTAAGCAGAACCTTTGTTCTGGAGAGGCAAATGAAAGTTTAATAGCTGCCTTTAGTTGTTTTGTTCTGTTACAAAATATACCTCAAAATAGAAACATTATTGCTAAATTTAATGTTAAATGGCATATTCACTGCATTTCACAAAAAATGCatgagaataaaaattacagcCCAGGATTCCTACTGTAAAAATGTTACTGATTACTCTCTTTATTGAGGAAAGTTTCAACCTTCATTAATGTTCTAATGGAtattaattctgaattttattgaGAAAACCATTTATATGGCATTAAACTTGTCTAATATTTCTGCCAGCTTGAAATGCTTTCCAATTCCAGTTATTTTTGAGTAACACTGCACACACTGTATGCTTAATTTGTTATTCACTTAGAATATTTATGTTTCAGAAAACAGATGAGAAAGCAAGAGGACAGCTTTGAAGTGTCATTGTGACATAGTTTGTACAGAGCAGTAACCAAGCAGCCTTCCCTGTGGGTGGCTGCTGATCTCTAGGCTGATCCCAACCTGGAATAGGAACAATGCTTTATGCAccagcttttgttttttcagctACCATGTGACAAACCCCAACAAAGCACAGGCTGCCCATGCACAGGACCAGGGCAACTGGGTACATTCATTTCTGCCTTATGCAGTCTTGAATCTGGTGGATTTGATACCACCGTCTATTTCACACAGTCAAACTATTccacaaatactgaaaaatgtaaCTCATCCTAAATCAGTGAAATcactgagaaagaaagaagaggggGACCATCTCACCCACCTTTAGCTCCTCTTTGTCTAACCAGTTGTCAGTGCTCTCCTGCTATTTGGTGGAGGAAGACAGCTACTTCCAATTAATCCCAGCTTAGACACCTATTTTAGGATGGGATTCATCACTCCTGAAGTGCCTCTATTTCTTCACTGGTGATAGTGAGGGTCTAGACAATTAGCTGAAAATGAGCCCTTAACTTTAAGATAACTAGAATTAGGCGATGGGAAACTCATCTGCATTTGGCACGAACCATTCAAAccaaaatcaaagagaaaaacatacaGTAAAAAAACCGACACCACCAACACCTCAGACTCCAAGCCAACTTTTATTCTGAGCTACCTTAGTTAATTCATCAGCCGGAGCATCTTGAGAAACTTCCTTCAGTTCCCCCCCACAGACCCTGGACAGCACAGCTCCgctctcttcctcctgctgttgCTGCACTTGGGCCTCTCAGAAAAGAAGGATCTAGCCACAGTAAACCTGGATacaagcacagccctgagcaaacGAGCCAGGAAAAGAGTGGACcgtaaagggaaaaaaaaataaaattaaaaaaattacttaataattaattaattactaatACACATCTAAGCATTACTTCGtcagctctgcaaacagcatGACTAGAATTTTCAGaatacataagaaaaaaaataagtgcttctgcacatttttttaaatcccagtATCTATTTCCCAGCTTTTTCAGGCATGTAAATGTTACTTGAGAATCGAGCCTTACATAGCTTGGGTTCTTTTTCACCTCATCTGGCTTCCCTACACCTTTCAGAGAACatgcaagcaaacaaaaaatacaaaagaggaaaattaagaaTACAATGTGATAAACATGACTATATTCCCTttaagaaactaaaaataataaacctcTGCTTTTTGGTATGTTCTATtgtgttaaaaaagaaaaaacaaacaaaaaaccagaagaatAAGGATATAATATTGAATTTCACcaaaagagaaggggaagagtAAAATTCatcaaacaagcaaaaagattGTCATAAAAAAAGATTGTAGGAACATGAAGAATGTTTTAAATGGAGTAGTGGGCCCTAGGGGCTAATATTTCTTGGGAACTATGACAGCTCCATAAAAGacagaatttgtattttctcatgATGAATAGAGTAGAGGAAAGAAATTGATTTCAATAGTAAAAGCTTAGGTTAAAACTAAGAAAGCACACAATATTCATGAaacataaaatgtattttacagaaTAGTAAATTTGGAATTTAGAGCTTCAATTTCTATTAAACAGATTAGCTATTTTTCAAGTAAATAAGTCTCTTGATGAGAGTTTTAAACACTAGGCTGACAAATCTTCCATTTACTTTCAGTGGGATTAGTTATTAGAAAGTCTGGATTTTACGGAATGGCTTTCACTATTTGAAAGGTAATATATTGATACTCTGaataaaatccttttcctgTAATGCACTACATCTTCAGTAGCTGCCATCTTCACTCTCTAGAGCTGGCTTTGAGTCAACAAGCTCATTTACAAATATAGTTTCACAGGTATGGTAGACTTTTTGTTCCAAGTTACAAGGTTAAGTAATTTTGTTGTCTAAGTTTGTTATCACATAGGAAAGGGACAGTTCTGCATTGCTTTTGCAAAGCAATGAGCAAAAAGCTGTGGTTAGGAACGACACATCTCCTTGTTCTACGCAGAATAAAGACTGAAATCACATGAAACAGAATCTTTCTATGGGATGTGACAACAACTATTTCAATCATCCTACTGTTATCTCTATTTTTCcacactcagaaaaaaacccacactgaAAAACATACTATTTCTGTGGAGCTGTGTAGGGCCCCAGAACCAGACTCAAACTCAGACCTGAAATCCACCATTTAAACTAAGTTTCAGTTCAGGAACAAAAATCtggattttctggttttcctgaaAACTTTAGACAAATCAGTTTCCAGCTACAATTGCAATGAAAACCATTTATCCTTTATTAGATTCAGTTAAGAATTATTTCTCTAACTAAAACATActttaaaatcaaaatgttaaCAAAGTCTCAAACTATGAATCATACATGCCATGAGTGCTAAAAGTCATGTCATCAAAAGCTCACTAAAGAACGAGACAGCAATGATAAAACAATAGTTAAAACTGCTGTTCATTGTGCAAGAAATTGTCTCCTTGAATGCTAAAACATCTggataaaaagaacaaaatcaaatgcattttaatcCAAACAATAGGGCTGGCTTAAGTAGCGATCATAAAGTCACTATTTCCtagaaatgtgtttaaaaatataaaataggtTTAATTATTCAAACAAGAAATCCTAGATCTGCCTGTACTATAATGGCTTTCATCTCCACCTTAAAAGACTCTTTTTGATCCTGCATTAGACTCAATGAAAGTGTCTTACAGGCTCTTTTACAACATccttaatataaataattacagAACAGGTAACTTGAGATGTGCTGCAGAACAGCTAGAgacatttattattttgcttttcaaaaggGATTAATATACTGGGATATATCAAAAGAATTTGCATTGTAATAAATAAAGCATTACACATGTGAATTTAAATAGTTGGAATCAATTTTAAATGAAGTGCAACTCAATAGGATAAAATAGCATTAAACCCAGAAAGTGCTTATTATGATTTACACTCTCAAAAGAGGCAGACcacttttttttcaagataaatCAGTCATTCATTAAGGAGTCCCTTTGGGACTAGGGGAATTTTGCTAAAATTTAAGCAGCCTGTGATTGATTGTCAGTCCAGCACTGAGGAAGCTGAGCTACGTAGCCCTCAGAACACGGggcatttaaaaataccattcGTGGATGAGCCCACTACCTGTGTCATAGCAGACACAAAATGCCCAAGGGACTCACCAGCCCAAGAAATAACACTTCTGTCTGACTCTTGGGACTCAAAATGCTTTGGACAGGTTTTCTACACAAGAGCTAGTTTCATTCTAGAGGTGAACAAATGtcacttttttcatttaatcatAATTTTTAAGTAACAAGTTTGAGTAAAGGCGGTAGGATTTAGCCTACTGGTGCTACATATCTACAGAAAGAATCAAGATTGTGCAGGTTttaagaaattgttttctttacCCTCTATTCAGCATCACAGGAAAGAGACCCAAGTGACATCAATCAATGATCATAAATTTTACTGCTTGTGTATTACactatatttatttatatatccTGAAAGGACTGAAGATTGGGTAGGTGACTAATGCTTAGGTTATAAATTGCTGAGAGGAGAGAACTAAATGTAACTGTGAACTGTCTCCTCATACAAATGCATCCATCATATTCTAATAATATGAAGTGCAGTTGTAATCAAAACTGATCTGaaccattttcttttaatccagAATAAATCTTCATCCAATGAATCTGCATCCAATGAATATTCACTCACCAAGTAAGACTCTtgagtttgttttggttgtaTTTCTACAGAATTAAAGACCTAGAGAACTAGCATAAATTTCTGTGGCATCAG
This genomic interval from Catharus ustulatus isolate bCatUst1 chromosome 4, bCatUst1.pri.v2, whole genome shotgun sequence contains the following:
- the LOC116995260 gene encoding islet amyloid polypeptide-like — its product is MCNLKLSVFFIALSVTLSCLEATPIERLLSVNDDLSDGTSKRQGWMLPVMSQNTLSGLGEEMPEQPAAETKSHQLEKRKCNTATCVTQRLADFLVRSSSSIGAVYSPTNVGSNTYGKRDTAGPASREPQNHAQL